In one window of Caenimonas aquaedulcis DNA:
- a CDS encoding NADPH-dependent FMN reductase: MSAESGRRPLRIAALCGSLRQGSLNRKALTLALRSLPPHCEPHVLDIRGIPLFDGDVLARGVPDAVGALTEQIRRCDGLVIATPEYNFSIPGVLKNAIDWVSRDAAQPFDGKPVAILSASPGPLGGARVQYDLRKVMLFVNAMVLAKPEVFIGAAAGKFDAAGECTDEPTRAFVGQQMRAFVEWIDGVRRMRAPG; encoded by the coding sequence ATGAGCGCCGAATCGGGCCGGCGCCCCTTGCGCATCGCCGCGCTGTGCGGCAGCCTTCGCCAGGGGTCCCTGAACCGCAAGGCGCTCACGCTCGCGCTGCGCAGCCTGCCTCCCCACTGCGAACCGCACGTGCTGGACATCCGGGGCATTCCGCTTTTCGACGGCGACGTGCTCGCGCGCGGCGTGCCCGATGCCGTCGGCGCGCTCACCGAACAGATCAGGCGTTGCGACGGCCTGGTCATCGCGACGCCGGAGTACAACTTCTCCATCCCCGGCGTGTTGAAGAACGCCATCGACTGGGTGAGCCGCGATGCGGCGCAGCCGTTCGATGGCAAGCCGGTCGCGATCCTCTCCGCGTCCCCCGGGCCGCTGGGAGGCGCGCGCGTCCAGTACGACCTGCGCAAGGTGATGCTGTTCGTGAATGCGATGGTGCTCGCCAAGCCCGAGGTGTTCATCGGCGCCGCGGCGGGCAAGTTCGACGCCGCGGGCGAATGCACCGACGAGCCGACGCGCGCCTTCGTCGGCCAGCAGATGCGCGCCTTCGTCGAGTGGATCGACGGCGTGCGTCGCATGCGCGCGCCCGGCTGA
- a CDS encoding VOC family protein — protein MLCKKLHHAAFRCKDAGATTRFYTEVLGLKFAHAMGEDHVPSTGQYSPHVHIFFEMEDGSSIAFFECPRDAGNVKDLESPDWIQHFAFEVDSVDTLLKAKADMEAKGIAVVGPTNHDDFILSIYFFDPSGHRLELTTRTCPPERLKEFEREAPRVLEVWEKTHDWSQREQVFGASTGYARGGKAA, from the coding sequence ATGCTTTGCAAGAAACTTCACCACGCGGCCTTCCGCTGCAAGGACGCCGGCGCGACCACGCGCTTCTACACCGAGGTGCTCGGCCTCAAGTTCGCCCACGCGATGGGCGAGGACCATGTGCCGTCCACCGGTCAGTACAGCCCGCACGTCCACATCTTCTTCGAGATGGAGGACGGCAGCTCCATCGCCTTCTTCGAGTGCCCGCGCGACGCCGGCAACGTCAAGGACCTGGAATCCCCCGACTGGATCCAGCACTTCGCATTCGAAGTCGACAGCGTCGACACGCTGCTGAAGGCCAAGGCCGACATGGAGGCCAAGGGCATCGCGGTGGTGGGCCCGACCAACCACGACGATTTCATCCTCTCCATCTACTTCTTCGATCCCTCCGGCCATCGGCTGGAGCTGACCACCCGCACCTGCCCCCCGGAGCGCCTGAAGGAGTTCGAGCGCGAGGCGCCGCGCGTGCTCGAGGTCTGGGAAAAGACGCACGACTGGTCGCAGCGCGAGCAGGTGTTCGGGGCGAGCACGGGTTACGCGCGCGGGGGCAAGGCCGCATGA
- a CDS encoding porin translates to MINTKPCWFVGLPALLACALGHAQSTVQIYGTIDEFAGRLTTETATTRSSSTVLNNGGMTTSFLGFRGTEDLGGGLRAVFALETFIRADTGAIGRNDADPFWGRLSIVGLEGGWGKLTLGRHVTPYSLATTLNTPFVGSTTLSPVFAHVYNLNLQGGTRFDNGVQYSLPRLGGFAADFLYSMGRENATPSVDRKRDRAFEAVGSYTTGPAKLTAGYHYINLNNAGDDHDQNAWMVAGTYDFGVIKVNAQHHRVREQSTTIATNARRRTTEAGVTIPVGAGSILATYVRSSMRDASPATPDGRRSFSIGYDYNLSKRTDIYTAYYRDRLVNPMTQQTILAAGVRHRF, encoded by the coding sequence TTGATCAACACCAAGCCATGCTGGTTCGTGGGCCTTCCTGCTTTGCTGGCTTGCGCCCTGGGGCACGCACAGAGCACCGTCCAGATCTACGGCACCATCGACGAATTCGCGGGCCGGCTCACCACCGAGACCGCGACCACGCGAAGCTCGTCGACCGTCCTCAACAACGGCGGCATGACGACTTCGTTCCTCGGCTTTCGCGGCACGGAGGACCTCGGCGGCGGCCTGCGCGCGGTGTTCGCGCTCGAGACCTTCATCCGCGCGGACACGGGCGCGATCGGCCGCAACGATGCGGACCCGTTCTGGGGCCGCCTGTCCATCGTCGGTCTCGAAGGCGGCTGGGGCAAGCTCACGCTGGGCCGCCACGTCACGCCGTATTCGCTCGCGACGACGCTCAACACCCCCTTTGTCGGCTCCACCACCTTGAGCCCGGTGTTCGCGCACGTGTACAACCTGAACCTGCAGGGCGGCACGCGCTTCGACAACGGCGTGCAGTACAGCCTGCCCCGGCTCGGCGGCTTCGCGGCCGACTTCCTGTATTCGATGGGACGCGAGAACGCGACACCGAGCGTGGACCGCAAGCGCGACCGGGCGTTCGAGGCCGTGGGCAGCTACACGACCGGACCGGCGAAGCTGACGGCCGGCTATCACTACATCAACCTCAACAACGCGGGCGACGACCACGACCAGAATGCATGGATGGTCGCGGGCACCTACGATTTCGGGGTGATCAAGGTGAACGCGCAGCACCACCGCGTCCGGGAGCAGTCGACCACCATCGCAACGAATGCGCGGCGCCGCACCACGGAGGCCGGCGTCACCATCCCCGTCGGCGCCGGCAGCATCCTCGCGACCTATGTGCGCAGCTCGATGCGGGACGCCTCGCCCGCCACACCGGACGGGCGCCGCAGCTTCTCCATCGGCTACGACTACAACCTGTCGAAGCGCACCGACATCTACACCGCGTACTACCGCGACCGGCTGGTCAACCCGATGACGCAGCAGACCATCCTGGCCGCCGGCGTGCGCCACCGCTTCTAA
- a CDS encoding NAD(P)H-quinone oxidoreductase, whose amino-acid sequence MLVIDIPRTGGPEVLTPADRPIPEPGPGEVLIRVVAAGVNRPDLMQRAGVYPMPPGAPTVPGLEVAGEVAALGPGVERWRKGDTLCALLIGGGYAEYVVAPQGQCMPIPQGLDMAEAAALPEGAFTAWSALLEHGRLQSGERLLVHGGTSGVGSLAMQWARRLGAQVFATAGSAEKCAASLELGAHVAINYREQAFESVIEERTAGHGVDVILDMVGAPYFARNLAVIARDGRMVYIAHPLGRELTVDIGVVMMKRAYITGTTLRHRTLDQKAVIARELERVLWPLIEEGAIRPRVHRTFALRDAAQAHIHLDSNDNIGKTVLTVADA is encoded by the coding sequence ATGCTCGTGATCGATATCCCCCGCACCGGCGGCCCCGAGGTGCTGACCCCGGCCGACCGTCCCATTCCAGAGCCCGGGCCCGGCGAAGTGCTGATCCGGGTGGTGGCCGCCGGGGTGAACCGGCCGGACCTCATGCAGCGCGCGGGCGTGTATCCCATGCCGCCCGGCGCGCCCACCGTGCCCGGACTCGAAGTCGCGGGCGAGGTCGCGGCGCTCGGCCCCGGCGTCGAGCGCTGGCGCAAGGGCGACACGCTCTGCGCGCTGCTGATCGGCGGCGGGTATGCGGAATACGTCGTGGCGCCGCAGGGCCAGTGCATGCCCATCCCGCAGGGTCTCGACATGGCGGAAGCCGCCGCCCTGCCGGAAGGCGCCTTCACCGCGTGGAGCGCGCTGCTGGAACATGGGCGCCTGCAAAGCGGCGAGCGCCTGCTCGTGCATGGCGGCACCAGCGGTGTCGGTTCGCTCGCGATGCAGTGGGCGCGCCGTCTCGGGGCGCAAGTGTTCGCGACCGCCGGAAGCGCGGAGAAGTGCGCGGCATCGCTGGAGCTCGGCGCGCACGTCGCGATCAACTACCGCGAGCAGGCGTTCGAATCGGTGATCGAGGAGCGCACCGCCGGCCACGGCGTGGACGTGATCCTGGACATGGTGGGCGCCCCCTACTTCGCGCGCAACCTCGCGGTGATCGCGCGCGACGGCCGGATGGTCTACATCGCGCATCCGCTGGGGCGCGAGCTGACGGTCGACATCGGCGTCGTGATGATGAAGCGCGCCTACATCACCGGCACCACGCTGCGCCACCGCACCCTGGATCAGAAGGCGGTCATCGCCCGCGAACTCGAGCGCGTGCTCTGGCCCCTCATCGAAGAAGGCGCCATCCGCCCCCGCGTGCACCGCACCTTCGCGCTGCGCGATGCGGCGCAGGCGCACATCCACCTGGACAGCAACGACAACATCGGCAAGACGGTGCTCACCGTGGCCGATGCCTGA
- a CDS encoding fumarylacetoacetate hydrolase family protein, translated as MKLASLKNHTRDGQLVVVSRDLRHAASAAHIAPTLQHAIDHWADVLPALQALYAQLNEGKAPGTIAFDAAAAASPLPRAYQWLDGSAYLSHVELVRKARGAAMPQEFLKDPLMYQGSSDYFTGPLDPVLVASEDWGVDLEAEIAVITDDVPMLCTPEEAARHVKLVMILNDTSLRHIIPAELNKGFGFLNGKGVTAFSPVAVTPDELGDAWDGRKLNLPLTVHVNNAKLGSPSAGTDMYFDFPALISHAAKTRPLGAGTVIGSGTVSNHDRSAGFCCISEARAMETVELGEPKTPFFAFGDRVRVEMFDAAGRSIFGAIDQQVLQYAR; from the coding sequence ATGAAACTCGCCTCCCTGAAGAACCACACGCGCGACGGCCAGCTCGTCGTCGTCTCGCGCGACCTGCGCCACGCCGCGTCCGCCGCCCACATCGCGCCGACCCTGCAGCACGCGATCGACCACTGGGCCGATGTCTTGCCCGCATTGCAGGCGCTGTATGCGCAACTGAACGAGGGCAAGGCCCCGGGCACGATTGCCTTCGACGCAGCCGCCGCCGCCTCGCCGCTGCCCCGCGCATACCAGTGGCTGGACGGCAGCGCATACCTCAGTCACGTCGAACTCGTGCGCAAGGCGCGCGGCGCCGCGATGCCGCAGGAGTTCCTCAAGGACCCGCTGATGTACCAGGGCAGCTCCGACTACTTCACCGGACCGCTGGACCCGGTGCTCGTCGCAAGCGAGGATTGGGGCGTGGATCTCGAAGCGGAGATCGCCGTCATCACCGACGACGTGCCGATGCTTTGCACGCCCGAGGAAGCGGCGCGCCACGTGAAGCTCGTAATGATCCTCAACGACACGTCGCTGCGGCACATCATCCCCGCGGAGTTGAACAAGGGCTTCGGCTTCCTCAACGGCAAGGGCGTCACCGCCTTCTCCCCCGTCGCCGTGACGCCGGACGAGCTCGGCGACGCCTGGGACGGCCGCAAGCTGAACCTGCCGCTGACCGTGCACGTCAACAACGCGAAGCTCGGCTCGCCTTCGGCCGGCACCGACATGTACTTCGACTTTCCCGCGCTGATCTCGCACGCCGCGAAGACGCGGCCGCTGGGCGCCGGCACCGTGATCGGTTCCGGCACGGTCTCCAACCACGACCGCAGCGCGGGTTTCTGCTGCATCTCCGAAGCGCGCGCCATGGAGACGGTGGAACTCGGCGAACCGAAGACGCCCTTCTTCGCCTTCGGCGACCGGGTGCGGGTGGAGATGTTCGACGCCGCGGGCCGGTCCATCTTCGGCGCGATCGACCAGCAGGTTCTGCAATACGCCCGCTGA
- a CDS encoding acetamidase/formamidase family protein: MKDNHTLRAAQLLSCGCESRLCHHRIAGGGAVAPLDGVEPDAIGRIADARGTALPRSRRSVLGAALGAIGAGSLVPLAGCAGGPAAGAPMAGPREGRTHVLPSTKETVRVGAMDPAARPGVTVDSGDVVHYPDTWVNWADEAKYGMAFDEREPIRKRYPAGPYSLVGPVEVRGAQPGDWIECRMVRLRPIEWGWNSAPLGVGALPSEFRKPYLQYFRFDAARTTAAFKEGVSYPLAPTQGVIATMPAGDKPVSGILSGPHGGNLVLRELTEGASIFLPVLRAGGMVWTGDSHAAQGDGVVNQTAIESAMEDMRIQFILHKRSPLRTLLAETPTQWISIGHGETLERALAASLVNSMDWLSAASGLGRDDVYSLISVAGSVRITQYSHQTNTVYTNVPAKGVHTVIPKSIFTATKIDQIAKATRTGA, from the coding sequence ATGAAGGACAACCACACCTTGCGCGCCGCGCAGCTCCTCTCCTGCGGCTGCGAAAGCCGCCTGTGCCATCACCGCATCGCGGGCGGCGGCGCGGTCGCACCGCTCGACGGCGTCGAGCCGGACGCCATCGGGCGCATCGCCGATGCGCGCGGGACGGCGCTGCCCCGTTCGCGCCGCAGCGTGCTCGGCGCGGCGCTCGGTGCGATCGGCGCGGGCAGCCTCGTGCCGCTCGCGGGTTGCGCAGGCGGACCGGCAGCGGGCGCGCCGATGGCCGGACCGCGCGAGGGCCGCACCCACGTGCTGCCTTCGACGAAGGAAACCGTGCGCGTCGGCGCGATGGATCCCGCCGCGCGGCCCGGCGTGACGGTGGACTCCGGCGATGTCGTCCACTATCCCGACACCTGGGTGAACTGGGCGGACGAAGCGAAGTACGGCATGGCCTTCGACGAGCGCGAGCCGATTCGCAAGCGCTACCCCGCCGGGCCGTACTCGCTCGTCGGGCCGGTCGAAGTGCGTGGCGCCCAGCCGGGCGACTGGATCGAGTGCCGCATGGTGCGCCTGCGGCCCATCGAATGGGGCTGGAACAGCGCGCCGCTCGGCGTGGGTGCCTTGCCCTCGGAATTCAGGAAGCCCTACCTGCAGTACTTCAGGTTCGACGCCGCGCGGACGACAGCGGCGTTCAAGGAGGGCGTGAGCTATCCGCTGGCGCCGACGCAGGGGGTCATCGCCACGATGCCCGCAGGAGACAAGCCGGTGAGCGGCATCCTGAGCGGCCCGCACGGCGGCAACCTGGTGCTGCGCGAACTGACGGAGGGCGCGTCCATCTTCCTGCCGGTGCTGCGTGCGGGCGGGATGGTCTGGACCGGCGACTCGCATGCGGCGCAGGGCGATGGCGTGGTGAACCAGACCGCCATCGAAAGCGCGATGGAGGACATGCGCATCCAGTTCATCCTCCACAAGCGCTCCCCGCTCCGCACGCTGCTGGCGGAAACGCCGACACAGTGGATCTCGATCGGCCATGGCGAGACGCTGGAGAGGGCGCTGGCGGCCAGCCTGGTGAACTCGATGGACTGGCTGTCGGCCGCGTCGGGGCTCGGGCGGGACGATGTGTACTCGCTGATCAGCGTGGCCGGCAGCGTGCGCATCACGCAGTATTCGCACCAGACCAACACCGTCTATACGAACGTGCCGGCCAAGGGCGTGCACACCGTGATTCCGAAGTCGATCTTCACCGCGACAAAAATCGACCAGATCGCGAAGGCCACGCGCACCGGCGCATGA